In one window of Pseudomonas benzenivorans DNA:
- a CDS encoding SURF1 family protein has protein sequence MSAFRPGLLPSLLVLALLPSLLGLGFWQLTRAEQKRELLAVHQARRLAVPIEVNQLERRADWAYTRVRLNGRFDAQHILLLDNRTRDGRAGVEVLQPFYDQPSGLWLLLNRGWLPWPDRRVAPAFSTPEDRLSLTAWAYVPPGEPFQLGRGQGPSGWPQLITQVEPEALWQRLGRAGLRYELRLEPGPAAFQADWPVVAMSPDKHLGYAVQWFALAAALLGLFIYFGLHNARETRHEPSHRPA, from the coding sequence ATGAGCGCCTTTCGCCCCGGCCTGCTGCCCAGCCTGCTGGTCCTGGCACTGTTACCGTCGCTGCTGGGATTGGGCTTTTGGCAGCTGACGCGAGCCGAGCAGAAGCGCGAGCTGCTGGCCGTGCATCAGGCTCGCCGGCTCGCCGTACCCATCGAGGTAAACCAGTTGGAGCGCCGGGCAGACTGGGCCTATACCCGGGTCCGCCTGAACGGACGCTTCGATGCGCAGCACATCCTGCTGCTGGATAACCGCACCCGCGACGGCCGGGCCGGGGTGGAGGTGCTGCAACCCTTCTACGACCAGCCCAGCGGCCTGTGGCTGCTGCTCAACCGCGGCTGGCTGCCCTGGCCGGACCGCCGCGTCGCACCCGCTTTCAGCACCCCCGAAGACAGGCTGAGCCTGACTGCCTGGGCCTATGTGCCGCCGGGCGAGCCTTTCCAGCTTGGTCGTGGGCAGGGGCCGTCGGGCTGGCCGCAGCTGATCACCCAGGTCGAGCCCGAGGCCCTGTGGCAACGCCTGGGACGCGCCGGCCTGCGCTATGAGCTGCGCCTGGAGCCAGGCCCGGCGGCCTTTCAGGCCGACTGGCCGGTGGTCGCCATGAGCCCGGACAAGCACCTGGGCTATGCCGTGCAATGGTTCGCCCTGGCGGCGGCCCTGCTCGGCCTGTTCATCTATTTCGGTCTGCATAACGCGCGGGAGACTCGCCATGAACCCAGCCATCGCCCTGCCTGA
- a CDS encoding LysR family transcriptional regulator: MLLANSLRKIDIQDLLVFLEICQRRHLGEVAERLSLSASSVGYSLKKLRASFADELFIATRSGMLPTHKAQAIRPHALAMVESINRCYSEASAFDPQQAPRTFRLCAPEYFELLILPPLLRRLSAHNYPVNLEIQRLAGEIPADDLTQGSLDLAIGFGPHLHRAHPELVGLALFKDELLCVRDAAAPAIRDLQDFCERRQVFPTPWDSARNMVDGWLQEQGLARQVTARTNNYLAALQLIPHSPLLLMLPGRIYAHLADHRTLASPLPGLPEFSLELFWSRALDQDPAAVWLREQILCVCAEQALI; this comes from the coding sequence ATGCTGCTCGCCAACAGTCTGCGCAAGATCGATATCCAGGATCTGCTGGTGTTCCTCGAGATCTGCCAGCGGCGCCACCTCGGCGAGGTGGCCGAGCGTCTCAGCCTCAGCGCGTCGAGTGTCGGCTACAGCCTGAAGAAACTGCGCGCCAGCTTCGCCGACGAGCTGTTCATCGCCACCCGCAGCGGTATGCTGCCCACGCACAAGGCCCAGGCGATACGTCCCCATGCGCTGGCCATGGTCGAGTCGATCAATCGCTGCTACAGCGAAGCCAGCGCCTTCGATCCGCAGCAGGCGCCGCGGACGTTTCGCCTATGCGCGCCCGAGTATTTCGAGTTGCTGATCCTGCCGCCTCTGCTGCGCCGGCTCAGTGCCCACAACTATCCGGTCAACCTGGAGATCCAGCGCCTGGCGGGGGAGATCCCCGCCGATGACCTGACGCAGGGCAGCCTCGATCTCGCCATCGGTTTCGGCCCCCACCTGCACCGCGCCCATCCCGAGCTGGTCGGCCTGGCCCTGTTCAAGGACGAACTGCTGTGCGTGCGCGATGCCGCCGCCCCCGCGATACGCGACCTCCAGGATTTCTGTGAGCGACGCCAGGTATTCCCCACCCCCTGGGACTCGGCGCGCAACATGGTCGATGGCTGGCTGCAGGAGCAAGGCCTTGCGCGCCAGGTGACGGCGCGCACCAACAACTACCTGGCGGCGCTGCAGTTGATCCCGCACAGTCCGCTGCTGCTGATGCTCCCGGGGCGGATCTATGCCCACCTGGCAGACCACCGCACCCTCGCCAGCCCGCTTCCGGGACTGCCGGAGTTCTCCCTGGAGCTGTTCTGGTCCCGCGCCCTGGATCAGGACCCCGCTGCCGTCTGGTTACGCGAGCAGATTCTCTGCGTCTGCGCCGAGCAGGCGCTGATCTAG
- a CDS encoding MetQ/NlpA family ABC transporter substrate-binding protein, whose product MKKLLVAAAAFAALSAQAESLSVAATAVPHAEILEFVKPALAKDGVELEIKVFTDYVQPNVQVAEKRLDANFFQHQPYLDEFNKSRGTDLVSVAGVHVEPFGAYSSKHKSLDALPEGAQVVIPNDATNGGRALLLLQKAGVIKLKDAGNILATPKDIAENPKAIKVRELEAATLPRVLNQVDLALINTNYALEAKLNPTQDALAIEGSDSPYVNILVARADSKDGVALQKLAKALNSAEVKAFIAEKYQGAVVPAF is encoded by the coding sequence ATGAAAAAACTGCTAGTTGCCGCCGCGGCCTTCGCCGCCCTGTCCGCCCAGGCGGAAAGCCTGAGCGTCGCCGCCACCGCGGTGCCTCACGCGGAGATCCTCGAGTTCGTCAAACCGGCCCTGGCCAAGGACGGCGTCGAGCTGGAGATCAAGGTCTTCACCGACTACGTGCAGCCCAACGTGCAGGTGGCCGAGAAGCGCCTGGACGCCAACTTCTTCCAGCACCAGCCCTACCTGGACGAGTTCAACAAGAGCCGCGGCACCGACCTGGTCAGCGTCGCCGGCGTGCACGTCGAGCCCTTCGGCGCCTACTCCAGCAAGCACAAGAGCCTCGACGCGCTGCCCGAGGGCGCCCAGGTGGTGATCCCCAACGACGCCACCAACGGCGGCCGCGCCCTGCTGCTGCTGCAGAAGGCCGGGGTGATCAAGCTGAAAGACGCCGGCAACATCCTCGCCACGCCCAAGGACATCGCCGAGAACCCCAAGGCCATCAAGGTGCGCGAGCTGGAAGCGGCGACCCTGCCGCGGGTGCTGAACCAGGTCGACCTGGCGCTGATCAACACCAACTACGCCCTGGAGGCCAAGCTCAACCCGACCCAGGACGCGCTGGCCATCGAGGGCAGCGACTCGCCCTACGTCAACATCCTGGTGGCCCGCGCCGATAGCAAGGACGGCGTGGCCCTGCAGAAGCTGGCCAAGGCGCTGAACAGCGCCGAGGTGAAGGCCTTCATCGCCGAGAAGTACCAGGGCGCCGTGGTGCCGGCCTTCTAA
- a CDS encoding cyanate transporter, whose protein sequence is MHQPHPPAGRARLWLSACVILIGLNLRPSMAAVGPLLAELRGELGISFASAALLTLLPVMSIGLAMFVGLDIARRFGVRRSIGLALLLLGSASLARLFSVGVLDLLLSACAAGLGIAQIQALLPALLKARYGQQVALPMGLYVTAIMAGAALAAGLAPSVAEFGGGWRTGLGIWAWLAALALPLWLSLPPGLTRLGDASWNADVPRLRFSRYPRAWLLALFFGLGTAGYTCVLAWLAPYFVELGWHRQQAGLLLAFLTGLEVLSGLLSPWLASRSNDRRAVLGGLLSLICAGLLGLVLAPLAAPWLWATLLGLGIGGLFPLSLILCLDHLDDPHQAGGLTAWVQGIGYLIAGLSPWLAGLLRDALGSFSAAWLTLAGIMLLLLLASWRFAPRDYARHFLNDGGQTLSVG, encoded by the coding sequence ATGCATCAGCCACACCCTCCAGCAGGACGAGCACGACTCTGGCTGAGCGCCTGCGTGATCTTGATCGGCCTCAACCTGCGCCCGTCGATGGCCGCCGTCGGCCCGCTGCTGGCGGAGCTGCGCGGCGAACTGGGCATAAGCTTCGCCAGCGCCGCGCTGCTGACCCTGCTGCCGGTGATGAGCATCGGCCTGGCGATGTTCGTCGGCCTGGATATCGCCCGGCGCTTCGGCGTGCGCCGCTCCATCGGCCTGGCGCTGTTGCTGCTCGGCTCGGCCAGCCTCGCCCGGCTGTTCAGCGTCGGCGTGCTCGACCTGCTGCTCAGCGCCTGCGCGGCCGGCCTGGGCATCGCCCAGATCCAGGCCTTGTTGCCGGCGCTGCTCAAGGCCCGCTACGGCCAGCAGGTGGCCCTGCCGATGGGGCTGTATGTCACCGCCATCATGGCCGGCGCTGCCCTGGCCGCCGGCCTGGCACCGAGCGTAGCCGAGTTCGGCGGCGGCTGGCGCACCGGCCTCGGCATCTGGGCCTGGCTCGCCGCACTGGCGCTGCCGCTGTGGCTGAGCCTGCCGCCAGGGCTGACGCGCCTGGGCGATGCGTCGTGGAACGCCGACGTGCCGCGCCTGCGCTTTTCCCGCTACCCCCGGGCCTGGCTGCTCGCGCTGTTCTTCGGCCTGGGCACCGCCGGCTATACCTGCGTGCTGGCCTGGCTGGCGCCCTACTTCGTCGAACTGGGCTGGCATCGCCAGCAGGCCGGGCTTCTGCTCGCCTTCCTGACTGGCCTGGAAGTGCTCTCGGGACTGCTGTCGCCGTGGCTGGCGAGCCGCAGCAACGACCGCCGCGCCGTGCTCGGTGGCTTGCTGTCGTTGATCTGCGCGGGTCTGCTCGGGCTGGTCCTGGCCCCACTGGCCGCCCCCTGGCTGTGGGCGACCCTGCTGGGGCTGGGCATCGGCGGGTTGTTCCCGCTGAGCCTGATCCTCTGCCTCGACCACCTCGACGACCCGCATCAGGCCGGCGGGCTGACCGCCTGGGTACAGGGCATCGGCTATCTGATCGCCGGCCTCTCGCCCTGGCTGGCAGGACTGCTGCGCGATGCCCTGGGCAGTTTCAGCGCCGCCTGGCTGACCCTGGCGGGGATCATGCTGCTGTTGCTGCTGGCCTCCTGGCGCTTCGCCCCCCGGGACTACGCCAGGCACTTCCTGAATGACGGCGGCCAAACCCTGTCGGTCGGCTAG
- a CDS encoding twin transmembrane helix small protein, producing MLKVAIVILLLATLVSLFSGLFFLVKDEGRSSRLVNALTVRVTLTALTIGLIAWGFYSGQLGSQVSW from the coding sequence ATGCTCAAGGTCGCGATCGTCATCCTGCTGCTGGCCACCCTGGTCAGCCTGTTCAGCGGCCTGTTCTTCCTGGTCAAGGACGAGGGGCGCAGTTCGCGCCTGGTCAACGCCCTGACCGTACGGGTGACGCTCACCGCGCTGACAATCGGCCTGATCGCCTGGGGCTTCTACAGCGGCCAGTTGGGCTCCCAGGTCTCCTGGTAG
- a CDS encoding PA5502 family lipoprotein → MKSFASRCLVLIAAGWLLTACQQAPQVADMPTDELVSAFRQLDQSLAKGQLEAAEARLAALQQRADGDTRLEQYQRQLAEAYLQKGQQALQSGDLDSATTALSHARRLMPQAPALTTGLDGAIAQARDAELDAADRARSAAEQAAARAAEARQEQARQLRLAAERQAAAIQATELPNTPSEFAPPRARLIDPSAASSAVPLPMLDRQDNEGLRNLLDRVAEDVVAFRCAVRIEVRQAKDYQWVAALLNARVKRLDPAFSPRLTQVLKPGQVPQLVLSPTHRP, encoded by the coding sequence ATGAAGTCGTTCGCCTCACGTTGCCTGGTCCTGATCGCGGCTGGCTGGCTGCTGACCGCCTGCCAACAGGCTCCGCAAGTCGCCGATATGCCGACCGACGAGTTGGTCAGCGCCTTTCGCCAACTCGACCAGAGCCTGGCGAAAGGCCAGCTGGAAGCCGCCGAAGCCCGGCTCGCGGCCCTGCAACAACGGGCCGACGGCGATACCCGCCTGGAGCAATACCAGCGGCAACTGGCCGAGGCCTACCTGCAGAAAGGCCAGCAGGCCCTGCAGAGTGGCGATCTGGACAGTGCCACCACGGCCCTGAGCCATGCCCGCCGCCTGATGCCCCAGGCCCCGGCCCTGACCACCGGCCTGGACGGCGCCATCGCCCAGGCCCGCGACGCCGAGCTGGATGCCGCCGACCGTGCCCGCAGCGCCGCCGAACAGGCCGCCGCACGGGCCGCGGAGGCGCGCCAGGAACAGGCGCGCCAGCTGCGCCTGGCCGCCGAACGCCAGGCCGCGGCCATCCAGGCGACCGAGTTGCCCAATACACCGAGCGAGTTCGCGCCCCCCCGGGCCCGGCTGATCGACCCCAGCGCCGCCAGCAGCGCGGTACCGCTGCCGATGCTCGACCGGCAGGACAACGAAGGCCTGCGCAACCTGCTCGACCGGGTCGCCGAGGACGTGGTGGCGTTCCGCTGCGCGGTGCGCATCGAGGTGCGCCAGGCCAAGGACTACCAGTGGGTCGCCGCCCTGCTCAACGCCCGGGTCAAGCGCCTGGACCCGGCCTTCAGCCCGCGCCTGACCCAGGTGCTCAAGCCGGGACAGGTGCCGCAGCTGGTGCTCAGCCCGACCCACCGGCCCTAG
- a CDS encoding methionine ABC transporter permease — protein sequence MNLDTLFPNVDWLEIGQASLDTLSMLGGSLLFTVLLGLPLGVLLFLTGPRQLFEQKALYAVLSLLVNVLRSVPFVILLILMIPLTVLVTGTSLGVAGAIPPLVVGATPFFARLVETALREVDRGIIEATQAMGATTRQIITNALLPEALPGLVAAVTVTAITLVSYTAMSGLIGGGGLGDLAVRYGYQRYQPDVMLVTVVLLLILVQILQSAGDKLVVHFSRK from the coding sequence ATGAATCTAGACACCTTGTTTCCCAACGTCGACTGGCTGGAAATCGGGCAGGCCAGCCTGGACACCCTGAGCATGCTCGGCGGCTCGCTGCTGTTCACCGTGCTGCTCGGCCTGCCCCTGGGCGTGCTGCTGTTCCTCACCGGACCGCGCCAGCTGTTCGAGCAGAAGGCGCTGTACGCCGTGCTGTCGCTGCTGGTCAACGTGCTGCGCTCGGTGCCCTTCGTCATCCTGCTGATCCTGATGATCCCGCTCACCGTGCTGGTCACCGGCACCTCCCTGGGGGTGGCCGGCGCCATCCCGCCGCTGGTGGTGGGCGCCACGCCCTTCTTCGCCCGCCTGGTGGAGACCGCCCTGCGCGAAGTGGACCGCGGCATCATCGAGGCGACCCAGGCGATGGGCGCGACCACCCGCCAGATCATCACCAACGCCCTGCTGCCCGAGGCCCTGCCCGGCCTGGTCGCGGCGGTGACCGTCACCGCCATCACCCTGGTGTCCTACACCGCCATGAGCGGCCTGATCGGCGGCGGCGGCCTCGGCGACCTGGCGGTGCGCTACGGCTACCAGCGCTACCAGCCGGACGTGATGCTGGTCACCGTGGTGCTGTTGCTGATCCTCGTGCAGATACTGCAGAGCGCCGGCGACAAGCTGGTGGTGCACTTCTCCAGGAAATAA
- a CDS encoding COX15/CtaA family protein, protein MRKPGYPLALFATLLALLVVMLGAYTRLSHAGLGCPDWPGCYGFLGVPMSEQNQALAEARFPEAPLEVAKGWYEMIHRYFAGSLGLVILALAVQALRRRDEPGQPLRLPLLLLGLVLIQAAFGMWTVTLKLWPQVVTAHLLGGFATLSLLFLLTLRLSGAAAPVQRPPAALRGLATLALTLVIGQVALGGWVSSNYAAVACVDLPTCHGQWWPAMDFANGFHLTQHIGPNYLGGQLDSDARTAIHMSHRLGALLVSLTLLLLAWRLRVAGAPRLAGLLLLALGLQLALGIGNVLLHLPLAVAVAHNAGGAGLLLCLVLINYRLHPAPLAAAAPRVRTAPPPPSHGLSALPNE, encoded by the coding sequence ATGCGCAAACCCGGATACCCCCTGGCCCTGTTCGCCACCCTGCTGGCCCTGCTGGTGGTCATGCTCGGGGCCTATACCCGGCTCAGCCACGCCGGCCTCGGCTGCCCGGATTGGCCCGGTTGCTACGGTTTTCTCGGCGTGCCGATGAGCGAGCAGAACCAGGCCCTGGCCGAGGCGCGCTTTCCCGAGGCGCCGCTGGAGGTGGCCAAGGGCTGGTACGAGATGATCCACCGCTATTTCGCCGGCAGCCTCGGCCTGGTGATCCTCGCTTTGGCCGTGCAGGCCCTGCGCCGGCGCGACGAACCCGGCCAGCCGCTGCGGCTGCCGTTGCTGCTGCTCGGCCTGGTGCTGATTCAGGCGGCGTTCGGCATGTGGACCGTGACCCTCAAGCTCTGGCCGCAGGTGGTCACCGCTCACCTGCTCGGCGGTTTCGCCACCCTCAGCCTGCTGTTCCTGCTGACCCTGCGCCTGTCCGGAGCGGCCGCGCCCGTACAACGGCCGCCCGCGGCATTACGCGGCCTGGCCACATTGGCCCTGACCCTGGTGATCGGTCAGGTCGCCCTCGGTGGCTGGGTCAGCAGCAACTACGCGGCAGTCGCCTGCGTCGACCTGCCGACCTGCCACGGCCAGTGGTGGCCGGCCATGGACTTCGCCAACGGCTTCCACCTGACCCAGCACATAGGCCCGAACTACCTCGGCGGCCAGCTCGACAGCGATGCGCGCACGGCCATTCATATGAGTCACCGCCTGGGCGCCCTGCTGGTCAGCCTCACTCTGCTACTGCTGGCCTGGCGCCTGCGTGTCGCCGGCGCGCCGCGCCTGGCGGGCCTGCTGCTGCTGGCGCTGGGCCTGCAGCTGGCGCTGGGCATCGGCAACGTGCTGCTGCATCTGCCGCTGGCCGTGGCGGTGGCGCACAACGCCGGTGGCGCCGGGCTGCTGCTGTGCCTGGTGCTGATCAACTACCGCCTGCACCCGGCCCCGTTGGCGGCTGCCGCGCCCCGTGTCCGGACGGCTCCGCCGCCGCCCAGCCACGGGCTGAGCGCGCTGCCGAACGAATAA
- the cyoE gene encoding heme o synthase, which produces MATLLRKQHAQAGWRDYLELTKPRVVLLMLITSLVGMFLATRAGVPWQVLLFGNLGIGLCAGAAAAVNHVVDRRIDSLMARTHKRPLAEGRVSPAAALSFALLLAVVGMALLLAFTNPLAAWLTLASLLGYAVIYTGFLKRATPQNIVIGGLAGAAPPLLGWVAVTGHMSAEPLLLVLIIFAWTPPHFWALAIHRKAEYAKADIPMLPVTHGEHYTKVHILLYTCVMFAVTLLPYAIHMSGLLYLACAVGLGLRFLHWAWVLYRDSRPHAAINTFKYSIWYLFLLFIALLADHYLLLNL; this is translated from the coding sequence ATGGCTACCCTATTGCGCAAGCAACACGCCCAAGCCGGCTGGCGCGACTACCTGGAGCTGACCAAGCCGCGGGTGGTGCTGCTGATGCTGATCACCTCCCTGGTCGGCATGTTCCTCGCCACCCGTGCCGGGGTGCCCTGGCAGGTGCTGCTGTTCGGCAACCTGGGCATCGGCCTGTGCGCGGGCGCGGCGGCGGCGGTCAACCACGTGGTGGACAGGCGCATCGACTCGCTCATGGCGCGCACCCACAAGCGGCCGTTGGCCGAAGGCCGCGTCTCCCCGGCCGCGGCGCTGAGCTTCGCCCTGCTGCTGGCGGTGGTGGGCATGGCGCTGCTGCTGGCCTTCACCAACCCGCTGGCGGCCTGGCTGACCCTGGCCTCGCTGCTCGGCTACGCGGTGATCTATACCGGCTTCCTCAAGCGCGCCACGCCGCAGAACATCGTCATCGGCGGCCTGGCCGGGGCCGCGCCGCCGCTGCTCGGCTGGGTCGCGGTGACCGGGCACATGAGCGCCGAACCCTTGCTGCTGGTGCTGATCATCTTCGCCTGGACGCCGCCGCATTTCTGGGCCCTGGCCATCCACCGCAAGGCCGAGTACGCCAAGGCCGATATCCCCATGCTGCCGGTGACCCATGGCGAGCACTACACCAAGGTGCACATCCTGCTCTATACCTGCGTGATGTTCGCGGTGACCCTGCTGCCCTACGCCATCCACATGAGCGGCCTGCTCTACCTGGCCTGTGCCGTCGGCCTGGGCCTGCGCTTTCTGCACTGGGCCTGGGTGTTGTACCGTGACAGCCGGCCGCACGCGGCGATCAACACCTTCAAGTACAGTATCTGGTACCTGTTCCTGCTGTTCATCGCCCTGCTGGCCGATCACTACCTGCTGCTCAACCTGTAA
- a CDS encoding VOC family protein, which yields MPLAPFHLAIPVFDLAAARHFYGELFGCAEGRSSAQWVDFDFFGHQLVIHQAPKMAYQEAAHGNPVDGHEVPVPHFGVVLAWDDWQRLADRLVARGTRFVIEPHVRFQGQVGEQATLFLLDPCGNALEFKAFKDIGQLFAK from the coding sequence ATGCCACTCGCGCCCTTCCACCTGGCCATTCCCGTCTTCGATCTGGCTGCCGCCCGGCACTTCTACGGCGAGCTATTCGGCTGCGCCGAGGGTCGCAGCAGTGCGCAGTGGGTGGATTTCGACTTCTTCGGCCACCAGCTGGTGATCCACCAGGCGCCGAAGATGGCGTATCAGGAGGCGGCACACGGCAACCCGGTGGACGGCCACGAGGTGCCGGTGCCGCATTTCGGTGTGGTGCTGGCCTGGGACGACTGGCAGCGCCTGGCCGATCGCCTGGTCGCCAGGGGTACCCGTTTCGTCATCGAGCCCCATGTGCGTTTCCAGGGCCAGGTCGGCGAGCAGGCCACCCTGTTCCTCCTCGACCCCTGCGGCAACGCCCTGGAGTTCAAGGCGTTCAAGGATATCGGCCAGCTGTTCGCCAAATAG
- a CDS encoding LysR family transcriptional regulator: protein MLRELKTFLMVVRHGTFAAAGQHLGLTQSAVSAQIRVLEQHLGVRLFDRSGRAAVLNAAGRHALPLAEQILALYGQMAQPTALAEWQGELRIGAIATVQTGLLPEALPRFRAAAPRVELKLVPGVSLQLLSQVDAGELDLALLIRPPFELPKELLQVGLAREPFVLIAPLGIEGDEPLRLLAEQPFVRYDRSSFGGRRVSRFLREQRLEVREALELDELEAIVRMVECGLGVSLIPRAGLWLQRPTQLRVIELGPLTFHRELVAVMHRAQRQPALDCLLDCLRAQVAGEGAAACS, encoded by the coding sequence ATGCTGCGCGAGCTGAAAACCTTCCTGATGGTCGTGCGTCACGGCACCTTCGCCGCCGCCGGCCAGCACCTGGGGCTGACCCAGTCGGCGGTCAGCGCGCAGATACGCGTGCTGGAGCAGCACCTCGGCGTGCGCCTGTTCGATCGCAGCGGCCGCGCCGCGGTGCTCAACGCCGCCGGCCGGCATGCCCTGCCGCTGGCCGAACAGATACTCGCGCTCTACGGGCAGATGGCGCAGCCCACGGCCCTGGCCGAGTGGCAGGGCGAGTTGCGCATCGGCGCCATCGCCACGGTGCAGACCGGCCTGCTGCCCGAGGCCCTGCCGCGCTTTCGCGCCGCCGCGCCGCGGGTCGAGCTGAAGCTGGTGCCGGGGGTGTCCCTGCAGTTGCTGAGTCAGGTGGATGCCGGCGAACTGGACCTGGCGCTGCTGATCAGGCCGCCGTTCGAGTTGCCCAAGGAACTGCTGCAAGTCGGCCTGGCCCGGGAGCCCTTCGTGTTGATCGCGCCCCTGGGGATCGAGGGCGACGAGCCGCTGCGCCTGCTCGCCGAGCAACCTTTCGTGCGCTACGACCGCAGCTCGTTCGGCGGCCGGCGGGTCAGCCGGTTCCTGCGCGAGCAGCGCCTGGAGGTACGCGAGGCGCTGGAGCTGGACGAGCTGGAGGCCATCGTACGCATGGTCGAGTGCGGTCTCGGGGTGTCGCTGATCCCGCGTGCCGGCCTGTGGCTGCAGCGGCCGACCCAGCTGCGGGTGATCGAACTGGGGCCGCTGACCTTCCACCGCGAGCTGGTCGCGGTCATGCACCGGGCGCAGCGCCAGCCGGCGCTGGACTGTCTGCTGGATTGCCTGCGGGCGCAGGTGGCCGGCGAGGGTGCGGCCGCTTGCTCCTAG
- a CDS encoding methionine ABC transporter ATP-binding protein — MIEFHSVHKAYHVAGRAIPALQPTDLHIARGEVFGIIGHSGAGKSTLLRLINRLEEPSGGRIEVDGLDTTALDTDGLRRFRQRVGMIFQHFNLLSSKTVAANVALPLKLAGELSRRDIDQRVAALLARVGLQDHADKYPAQLSGGQKQRVGIARALATEPQILLCDEATSALDPQTTAQVLQLLAEINRELGLTIVLITHEMDVIRRVCDRVAVMDAGQIVEQGPVAEVFLHPQHATTQRFVLESEHVDENEQRDDFAHVAGRILRLTFQGEATYAPLLGTVARDTGVDYSILAGRIDRIKDTPYGQLTLALTGGDLDAAIARFEAADVHLEVLR; from the coding sequence GTGATCGAATTCCACTCAGTCCACAAGGCGTACCACGTCGCCGGACGCGCCATCCCGGCCCTGCAGCCGACCGACCTGCACATCGCCCGCGGCGAGGTGTTCGGCATCATCGGCCACTCCGGCGCCGGCAAGAGCACCCTGCTGCGCCTGATCAACCGCCTGGAGGAACCCTCCGGCGGGCGCATCGAGGTCGACGGCCTCGACACCACCGCCCTCGACACCGACGGCCTGCGCCGTTTCCGCCAGCGGGTGGGGATGATCTTCCAGCACTTCAACCTGCTGTCGTCCAAGACCGTCGCCGCCAACGTCGCCCTGCCGCTGAAGCTGGCCGGCGAACTGTCGCGCCGCGACATCGACCAGCGGGTCGCCGCGCTGCTGGCCCGGGTCGGCCTGCAGGACCACGCCGACAAGTACCCGGCGCAGCTGTCCGGCGGCCAGAAGCAGCGGGTCGGCATCGCCCGCGCCCTGGCCACCGAGCCGCAGATCCTGCTGTGCGACGAGGCCACCAGCGCCCTCGACCCGCAGACCACCGCGCAGGTCTTGCAACTGCTGGCCGAGATCAACCGCGAGCTGGGCCTGACCATCGTGCTGATCACCCACGAGATGGACGTGATCCGCCGCGTCTGCGACCGCGTGGCGGTGATGGACGCCGGCCAGATAGTCGAACAGGGGCCGGTGGCCGAGGTCTTTCTGCACCCGCAGCACGCCACCACCCAGCGCTTCGTGCTGGAATCCGAGCACGTCGACGAGAACGAGCAGCGCGACGACTTCGCCCATGTCGCCGGGCGCATCCTGCGCCTGACCTTCCAGGGCGAGGCCACCTACGCGCCGCTGCTCGGCACCGTGGCGCGGGACACCGGGGTCGACTACAGCATCCTGGCCGGGCGCATCGACCGGATCAAAGACACCCCCTACGGCCAGCTGACCCTGGCCCTGACCGGCGGCGACCTGGACGCCGCCATCGCCCGCTTCGAGGCGGCGGACGTGCACCTGGAGGTGCTGCGCTGA
- a CDS encoding SCO family protein, protein MTRTQKTVFILVAVVALILGLTVNKVLTSKGQADPTALLDAGIVLLPQSRDLPELSLVDQDGQAFRVDRLEKQWSLLFFGYTFCPDICPATLAELRQLRTLLPEEARDNLRVVLVSVDPQRDTPEQLKKYLGYFDAEFIGLTGELEAIQKLANAVSIPFIPADTSEENYTVNHSGNLVIVGPDGTQRGFIRAPLKNAKLAAQLPELLKPAG, encoded by the coding sequence ATGACCCGTACCCAGAAGACCGTTTTCATCCTCGTCGCCGTGGTCGCCTTGATCCTCGGCCTGACCGTCAACAAGGTGCTGACCAGCAAGGGCCAGGCCGACCCCACCGCGTTGCTGGATGCCGGCATCGTGCTGCTGCCGCAGAGCCGCGATCTGCCCGAGCTGAGCCTGGTCGACCAGGATGGCCAGGCGTTCAGGGTCGATCGGCTCGAGAAGCAGTGGAGCCTGCTGTTCTTCGGCTACACCTTCTGCCCGGACATCTGCCCGGCCACCCTCGCCGAGCTGCGGCAGCTGCGCACCCTGCTGCCCGAGGAGGCCAGGGACAACCTGCGCGTGGTACTGGTCAGCGTCGACCCCCAGCGCGACACGCCGGAGCAGTTGAAGAAGTACCTGGGCTATTTCGATGCCGAGTTCATCGGCCTGACCGGCGAGCTGGAGGCCATCCAGAAGCTGGCCAACGCGGTGAGCATTCCCTTTATCCCGGCCGACACCAGCGAGGAAAACTACACGGTGAACCACAGCGGCAACCTGGTGATTGTCGGTCCGGACGGCACCCAGCGCGGCTTCATCCGCGCGCCGCTGAAGAACGCCAAACTCGCCGCGCAGCTGCCCGAGTTGCTCAAGCCGGCCGGCTGA